The Linepithema humile isolate Giens D197 chromosome 2, Lhum_UNIL_v1.0, whole genome shotgun sequence genome has a segment encoding these proteins:
- the LOC136997914 gene encoding uncharacterized protein, which produces MVVNKLDSFTKREWEQKVIADNLSTMEQLKGFLANRCQILEAVQQRKDNNAKSQANSSIKQKPEHLTSHLSVQNKGNCPMCQEDHRIYQYRDLSVQARINEVKRLHLCLNCFGKGHTVKNCKAGNCKRCSGKHNSLLHIEELSDVSSKADASRPNHSCNDGKAKEKTSLLSKPQLVQAITMYSVKQPAQSNFISRSLCDRLKLPKRKFNQSVGAIAQAVTRISAATTATIRSRFNAFSITLSFSMLDEITNNIPLMPFDAQSVKIPKHVILADPSYSILQKIDLLLSAGVFWELFCAEQIRNGKNQPIIQETKLGWIIGGPYAVKPRQTTIQEFCGFSDANYLQDQLQRFWEIDEVPTSQVQSQEELACEKHFQQTHRRLSSGRF; this is translated from the exons ATGGTCGTCAACAAATTAGATTCATTTACAAAGCGAGAATGGGAACAAAAGGTTATTGCGGACAACCTATCTACAATGGAACAATTAAAAGGCTTTCTGGCGAATAGATGTCAAATTCTCGAGGCAGTTCAACAGAGAAAGGACAATAACGCTAAGAGTCAAGCAAATTCaagtataaaacaaaaacCGGAGCATCTCACTTCTCATTTAAGCGTTCAGAACAAGGGTAATTGTCCAATGTGTCAAGAAGATCACAGAATATATCAGTATCGCGATCTTTCAGTGCAAGCGCGAATAAATGAAGTCAAGCGTCTGCATCTGTGTTTGAATTGCTTCGGGAAGGGACACACTGTAAAGAATTGTAAAGCGGGAAATTGTAAGCGATGTAGCGGAAaacataattcattattacatATTGAAGAACTTTCAGACGTCTCATCAAAAGCGGATGCATCTCGACCAAATCATAGCTGTAATGACGGTAAAGCAAAGGAGAAAACCTCTTTATTAAGTAAACCACAACTGGTACAAGCGATCACAATGTATAGCGTAAAGCAACCAGCGCAG TCAAACTTCATTTCAAGATCGTTATGCGACAGATTAAAGTTaccgaaaagaaaatttaatcaatcagTAGGAGCAATAGCTCAAGCGGTAACGCGAATATCCGCTGCGACAACAGCCACTATACGGTCAAGATTTAATGCATTTTCGATTACGTTGTCATTTTCTATGCTCGATGAAATCACTAACAATATTCCTCTTATGCCGTTCGACGCGCAATCCGTAAAGATTCCAAAGCATGTTATTCTAGCTGATCCGTCGTACTCTATTCTTCAAAAGATAGATTTATTGTTAAGCGCGGGGGTATTCTGGGAATTATTTTGCGCAGAACAGATTAGAAATGGGAAAAATCAACCGATCATACAAGAGACCAAGTTAGGGTGGATAATCGGTGGTCCTTACGCCGTTAAACCGCGACAAACAACCATACAAGAATTCTGCGGATTTTCCGACGCTAATTACCTGCAAGACCAGCTGCAACGTTTTTGGGAGATTGATGAGGTACCAACGAGTCAAGTTCAATCACAAGAGGAATTAGCATGCGAAAAACATTTTCAGCAAACACATCGAAGACTGTCTTCCGGAAGATTTTAA
- the LOC136997915 gene encoding uncharacterized protein: MGREEMNEKGIPANYLPHHAVLKEESATTKLRVVFDALSHTPSSKSLNDILMVGPVIQDELIDIVARFRQHTYVMTADITKMYRQISVDERDRDLQRILWRTGIHATPTIYRLNTLTYGTGPASFLATRCLLQLAIENATEFPEASKIIKRDFYVDDLITGGSSVIELLQRKNEITKILQSALFPLRKWKSNSREIVEGENYDRSTTYAIGKETKILGLRWSAGNDQLDYKIHLTRQKQRPTKRTILSFVAQLFDPLGLIGPTTIKAKIIIQQLWQLKMGWDEGLPMDLYTKWIKYKQNFARINEIKIPRHVLCNNLKRVELHGFCDASVSAYGACIYLKSTEPSGATSVRLLCAKSRVAPLKAITLPRLELCGALLLSQLYKKMKTALTIEIHRKVFWCDSSVALSWIREQPYQWKEFVRNRVSEIQDATEKNHWRHVRSEHNPANIISRGSDPQQLINVSIWWYGPEWLKKDEELWPISSCPPVEIPETKAYSLAFPVVLISCELFLKYSSLQKLQQIVAYVFRFQTDAKAANARGERQIGNLTVEELQHSMKALVMLAQQQAIPQEINDLRSKSTVSSSSNLLDLYPFIDEDDIVRVGGRL; encoded by the coding sequence ATGGGTAGAGAGGAAATGAATGAAAAGGGCATACCAGCAAATTATCTACCTCATCATGCAGTCCTAAAAGAAGAGAGTGCAACGACAAAACTCAGGGTTGTCTTCGATGCTTTAAGTCATACGCCATCAAGCAAATCtttaaatgacattttgaTGGTTGGCCCAGTTATTCAAGATGAATTAATAGACATCGTAGCACGTTTCCGACAACATACATATGTAATGACAGCGGACATTACAAAAATGTACCGCCAAATATCAGTTGACGAAAGAGATAGAGACCTCCAAAGAATCTTATGGAGAACAGGTATTCATGCGACTCCAACAATCTACAGATTAAACACCTTGACGTATGGAACGGGACCTGCGTCATTTCTAGCAACGAGATGTTTGTTACAATTGGCGATAGAAAATGCCACGGAATTTCCAGAAGCCAGTAAGATTATCAAGCGAGACTTTTACGTAGACGACCTCATAACTGGAGGATCTTCGGTCATAGAGCTTCTGCAAAGAAAGAACGAAATAACAAAGATTTTGCAATCAGCACTATTCCCTTTGAGAAAGTGGAAATCAAACTCACGCGAAATAGTTGAAGGCGAGAACTACGATCGATCGACTACTTATGCGATAGGCAAAGAAACCAAAATTCTTGGATTACGATGGAGCGCAGGTAACGATCAGCTAGATTACAAGATCCATTTAACAAGACAGAAGCAAAGACCTACGAAACGGACTATTCTGTCATTCGTGGCACAATTATTTGATCCTCTGGGTCTCATAGGACCGACAACGATCAAGGCAAAAATTATCATCCAACAGTTGTGGCAATTAAAAATGGGATGGGACGAAGGACTCCCCATGGATCTTTACACGAAGTGGATAAAGTATAAACAGAACTTTGCACGAATAAATGAGATCAAGATACCTCGGCATGTATTATGCAATAATCTGAAACGTGTCGAGTTACATGGATTTTGCGATGCTTCCGTGTCAGCATATGGAGCctgcatatatttaaaatcaacgGAACCTTCAGGTGCCACCAGTGTGCGATTATTGTGTGCGAAGTCACGAGTCGCCCCGTTAAAAGCTATCACGTTGCCTCGTTTGGAATTATGTGGCGCTCTATTATTgtcacaattatataaaaaaatgaaaacggCCCTAACTATCGAAATTCATCGTAAGGTTTTCTGGTGCGATTCCAGTGTAGCACTTTCGTGGATAAGAGAGCAACCTTATCAGTGGAAAGAGTTTGTTCGTAATCGAGTGTCGGAAATACAAGATGCCACTGAGAAGAATCATTGGAGGCATGTGAGATCAGAACACAACCCAGCGAATATTATTTCACGCGGAAGTGATCCTCAGCAATTAATCAACGTCTCCATTTGGTGGTATGGCCCCGAGTGGCTGAAGAAGGACGAAGAATTGTGGCCAATATCGTCTTGCCCGCCGGTTGAGATACCAGAAACCAAAGCGTACTCATTAGCATTTCCAGTTGTGCTGATTAGTTGCGAGCTGTTCCTTAAATACTCATCGTTGCAGAAGTTACAACAAATAGTCGCATATGTATTCCGATTCCAAACTGATGCAAAGGCCGCTAATGCAAGAGGGGAACGGCAAATTGGAAACTTAACAGTTGAAGAATTGCAGCACTCCATGAAGGCTCTCGTCATGCTGGCGCAACAGCAGGCAATTCCTCAAGAAATCAACGATCTGAGAAGTAAGAGTACCGTCTCTTCAAGTAGCAATCTATTGGATCTTTATCCTTTTATCGATGAGGATGATATTGTAAGAGTGGGTGGACGGTTATAA